A stretch of Cupriavidus necator DNA encodes these proteins:
- a CDS encoding tyrosine-type recombinase/integrase: MSNVSMLDFLEGEIVLCAHHEPGVSSLTVGQPSFFIRTSSQSLVFEEPSLYLHERIVARGIRTSPHTWAAVAQALKTWFQYLQILKRDWRLASSQDRIDYRDAYMVAISPKTGGKYHASTVKSRMSVIRDFYIYARDAEWYDGDIGSNLCGSDFRHYRDVDLPKARPNLAIHPLTRQDLRALLQYAGPRATQKMAGDQRLSRNRIIFDLGWAVGLRVGEIAALTILQFLALAPDPLAPSADQQLSIVRKGGKTCAVAIPNWLVSDILAYIEGERAAVLQVTDIPFRNQPIRLFLSQYGSSRQSKPISISRMQGIFEEACLGIGRLKIVDCIDPEGANNFFRKRARHSIHDLRHTYAVLTYHAERMSGNPEPWKKIQAQLGHKHLQTTIDIYLAHVEVFNMQPGLYDVRKIIGL; the protein is encoded by the coding sequence ATGTCCAATGTTTCAATGCTCGATTTCTTGGAAGGTGAGATTGTGCTTTGCGCGCACCATGAACCAGGTGTGAGCAGTCTCACGGTTGGGCAGCCATCTTTTTTCATTCGGACCAGTAGTCAATCACTTGTTTTTGAAGAGCCCAGTCTCTATTTACACGAGCGCATAGTTGCGCGAGGAATTAGAACTAGCCCGCATACTTGGGCAGCCGTGGCACAGGCATTGAAAACCTGGTTTCAGTATCTGCAGATCCTGAAGAGAGACTGGAGGCTGGCGTCCTCACAAGATCGAATTGATTACAGAGATGCTTACATGGTTGCGATTTCCCCGAAGACGGGGGGGAAGTACCATGCGTCCACGGTAAAAAGCAGAATGTCGGTTATCCGAGATTTTTATATTTATGCGCGGGATGCCGAATGGTACGACGGAGACATTGGGTCAAATCTCTGCGGCAGCGATTTTCGACATTACAGAGACGTTGATCTTCCAAAGGCTCGGCCTAATTTGGCAATTCATCCTCTGACGCGACAGGATTTGCGGGCATTATTGCAGTATGCTGGGCCTCGTGCAACGCAAAAAATGGCCGGTGATCAACGGCTAAGCCGAAATAGGATCATTTTCGATCTGGGATGGGCTGTGGGCCTCCGCGTAGGAGAGATTGCAGCATTGACGATCTTGCAGTTTCTCGCGCTGGCACCTGATCCTTTAGCTCCGAGTGCTGATCAGCAACTGAGTATCGTCCGAAAGGGAGGCAAGACATGCGCTGTCGCGATTCCTAATTGGCTCGTGTCCGATATTCTTGCTTACATTGAAGGTGAGCGCGCCGCGGTACTCCAGGTGACTGATATTCCTTTTCGAAATCAACCGATCCGGCTATTTCTGAGTCAATACGGAAGCAGTCGCCAGAGTAAGCCAATTTCAATCAGCCGCATGCAAGGAATTTTTGAGGAGGCATGCCTCGGTATCGGGCGGTTGAAGATTGTCGATTGCATCGATCCAGAGGGCGCCAATAATTTTTTTAGGAAGCGGGCGAGGCACTCAATCCATGATCTCCGGCATACATACGCCGTGCTTACGTATCACGCTGAACGTATGAGCGGAAATCCAGAGCCTTGGAAAAAAATACAAGCACAACTCGGACACAAGCATCTACAGACGACTATTGATATCTATTTAGCTCATGTGGAGGTATTTAATATGCAGCCTGGTCTGTATGATGTGCGGAAAATAATCGGATTATGA
- a CDS encoding Lrp/AsnC ligand binding domain-containing protein, translating to MRTSRQPMRTLDRLDRKILTALQSDGRMSMKDLAEAVGLTITPCIERVKRLERDGVIMGYYARLNPALLGSALLVFVEISLGNKSGNMFEQFRREVLRIPEVLECHLVSGDFDYLIKARIREIGEYRRLLGDILLQLPGAAQSKSYVVMEEIKETLAISVEEKSQAV from the coding sequence ATGAGAACGAGTCGCCAGCCCATGCGCACCCTCGACCGGCTCGACCGCAAGATCCTGACGGCGCTGCAGAGCGACGGCCGGATGTCGATGAAGGACCTGGCCGAAGCGGTCGGGCTGACCATCACGCCCTGCATCGAGCGCGTCAAGCGCCTGGAGCGCGATGGTGTCATCATGGGCTACTACGCACGGCTGAACCCGGCGCTGCTGGGCAGCGCGCTGCTGGTGTTCGTCGAGATCTCGCTGGGCAACAAGTCGGGCAATATGTTCGAGCAGTTCCGGCGCGAGGTGCTGCGTATCCCGGAAGTGCTGGAATGTCACCTGGTATCGGGCGATTTCGACTACCTGATCAAGGCGCGCATCCGCGAGATCGGTGAATACCGCCGGCTGCTGGGCGACATCCTGCTGCAGCTGCCCGGCGCAGCGCAGTCGAAGAGCTATGTGGTGATGGAAGAGATCAAGGAGACGCTGGCGATTTCCGTCGAGGAGAAGAGCCAGGCAGTGTGA
- a CDS encoding D-amino acid dehydrogenase codes for MRVLVLGSGVIGVTSAWYLAKAGHEVTVVDREAGPALGTSFANAGQISPGYASPWAAPGVPLKAIKWMFQQHAPLSIRPDGTLFQLQWMWQMLQNCSAERYAVNKERMVRLAEYSRDCIRALRAETGIAYEGRQQGTLQVFRTDEQLQGAAKDIAVLEEAGVPYQLLSREELAASEPALAAVRHKLAGGLRLPNDETGDCALFTQRLAGMAELLGVKFLYNRSIDRLMTQGDAVTGAVVDGQPMDADLVVVALGSWSTQLVKPFLRGMSNLPVYPLKGFSITVPLSDPSRSPVSTVLDETYKVAITRFDDRIRVGGMAQIVGYDRSLDPAKRRTLEHVVTDLFPGAGDVSQAAFWTGLRPMTPDGTPIVGPTQVRGLWLNTGHGTLGWTMACGSGKLLSDLVSGTSPAIRADDLSVGRYLKPARHHLAPRPATA; via the coding sequence ATGCGCGTTCTCGTACTAGGCAGCGGCGTTATTGGCGTCACCAGTGCGTGGTATCTGGCCAAGGCCGGTCACGAAGTGACCGTCGTCGACCGCGAGGCCGGGCCCGCGCTCGGCACCAGCTTTGCCAACGCGGGGCAGATCTCGCCCGGCTATGCGTCGCCGTGGGCGGCGCCGGGCGTACCGCTGAAGGCGATCAAGTGGATGTTCCAGCAACATGCCCCGCTCAGCATCCGTCCGGACGGCACGCTGTTCCAGCTGCAATGGATGTGGCAGATGCTGCAGAACTGCAGCGCCGAACGCTACGCCGTCAACAAGGAGCGCATGGTACGGCTGGCCGAATACAGCCGCGACTGCATCCGCGCGCTGCGCGCGGAGACGGGCATCGCTTATGAAGGCCGCCAGCAAGGCACGCTGCAGGTGTTCCGCACCGACGAGCAGCTGCAAGGCGCGGCCAAGGACATCGCCGTGCTGGAAGAAGCCGGCGTGCCTTACCAGTTGCTTTCGCGCGAGGAACTCGCCGCGAGCGAACCGGCGCTGGCCGCCGTCCGCCACAAGCTGGCCGGCGGCCTGCGCCTCCCCAACGATGAAACCGGCGACTGCGCGCTGTTTACGCAACGGCTCGCGGGCATGGCCGAGCTGCTGGGCGTGAAATTCCTGTACAACCGCTCGATCGACAGACTGATGACCCAGGGCGATGCCGTCACCGGCGCCGTGGTCGACGGCCAGCCGATGGATGCCGACCTGGTGGTGGTGGCGCTGGGCAGCTGGTCGACGCAGCTGGTCAAGCCGTTCCTGCGTGGCATGTCCAACCTGCCCGTGTATCCGCTCAAGGGCTTCTCGATCACGGTGCCGCTGAGCGATCCGTCGCGCAGCCCGGTGTCCACCGTGCTGGACGAAACCTACAAGGTTGCCATCACCCGCTTCGACGACCGCATCCGGGTGGGCGGCATGGCGCAGATCGTCGGCTATGACCGCAGCCTGGATCCGGCCAAGCGCCGCACGCTCGAACACGTGGTCACCGACCTGTTCCCGGGCGCCGGCGATGTCAGCCAGGCCGCCTTCTGGACCGGCCTGCGCCCGATGACGCCGGACGGTACGCCGATCGTCGGCCCGACCCAGGTGCGCGGCCTGTGGCTGAACACGGGCCACGGCACGCTCGGCTGGACCATGGCCTGCGGCTCGGGCAAGCTGCTCTCGGACCTGGTCTCTGGCACGTCGCCGGCGATCCGCGCCGACGACCTGTCGGTGGGCCGCTACCTGAAGCCGGCGCGCCATCACCTGGCGCCCAGGCCTGCCACTGCCTGA